A genomic segment from Leptolyngbya boryana PCC 6306 encodes:
- a CDS encoding IS1 family transposase: MLSCPSCESKHTVKNGRIHNGKQNYRCRDCGRQFVQDPQN, from the coding sequence ATGCTTTCTTGTCCAAGTTGCGAGTCAAAACACACGGTCAAAAATGGCAGAATCCATAACGGCAAACAGAACTATCGCTGTCGGGACTGTGGACGACAGTTCGTGCAAGACCCGCAGAAC